A part of Pseudoliparis swirei isolate HS2019 ecotype Mariana Trench chromosome 8, NWPU_hadal_v1, whole genome shotgun sequence genomic DNA contains:
- the mrps14 gene encoding 28S ribosomal protein S14, mitochondrial: MAARRITCLGLNALYSTACAPKQALRSCWGAVEQVRGYYVDWRMLRDVKRRQMAFDYADERLRINALRKNTILPKELQEMADKEIAALPRDSCPVRIRNRCVMTSRPRGVKRRWRLSRIVFRHLADHNQMSGILRARW; this comes from the exons ATGGCGGCCCGCAGGATTACATGTTTAGGCTTAAATGCCCTTTATTCTACTGCCTGCGCCCCGAAGCAG GCCCTGAGGAGCTGCTGGGGAGCGGTGGAGCAGGTGAGAGGTTACTATGTCGACTGGAGGATGCTTCGGGATGTAAAGAGAAGACAGATGGCTTTCGATTATGCTGATGAGAGGTTACGGATCAATGCACTGAGGAAGAACACCATCCTACCCAAAGAGCTTCAG GAGATGGCGGATAAAGAAATTGCAGCATTACCGAGGGACAGCTGTCCTGTCAGAATACGCAACAGGTGTGTGATGACGTCCAGACCTCGGGGGGTGAAGCGGAGGTGGCGACTCAGCCGAATTGTCTTCCGTCACTTGGCTGACCACAACCAGATGTCCGGGATTCTGAGGGCAAGGT